The Candidatus Neomarinimicrobiota bacterium region CCGGAGGAAAACCGCCGGCAATACGGAAAAAACAGCCATGTTCACGGGCATAATTATGAAGTAACCCTTGGCCTGCGGGGCTCCGTTGATATGCAGAGCGGGATGATAATAAATTTCTTCGAGGTGAAACAGATCCTCAAAGAAAAAATTCTATCTGTCCTGGATGTAACCCACCTGGAGGAGGATATCCCCTGGTTCAGGGAAAACCTTCCCACAACCGAAAATATAACCCTGTTTATATATAACAAACTTAAGCGTGCCTTCCCTTCTTCAGTGACTCTGATATCGGTGGAAGTACGCGAAACCCCTGATTTAGGAGCAAAAATATACAATGAGTAATGTTCGTATTAAAAAACTTGAAGCCATTACACTGGATCTGTTAAAGGAAATTGGTGAAGATCCTCAGCGGGACGGACTATTAAAAACACCATACCGCGTGGCAAAATCCTGGGAATTCCTTTCGAAAGGCTATGATATGAAACTGAAGGACATCATCAATGATGCCATTTATGATGAAGAATCTCAGGGTATGGTTGTTGTCCGGGACATTGATTTCTTTTCCCTGTGTGAACATCACATGTTACCTT contains the following coding sequences:
- a CDS encoding 6-carboxytetrahydropterin synthase; this translates as MANKNPILELYTRISFSAAHSYRDQNKSPEENRRQYGKNSHVHGHNYEVTLGLRGSVDMQSGMIINFFEVKQILKEKILSVLDVTHLEEDIPWFRENLPTTENITLFIYNKLKRAFPSSVTLISVEVRETPDLGAKIYNE